The following proteins are encoded in a genomic region of Desulfosporosinus youngiae DSM 17734:
- a CDS encoding (Fe-S)-binding protein: protein MSEPIRVKNLDPTLRDEVAELLQGYDFSNCLTCGMCTAGCVYSDLHADQDPRKFVRKVVLGMREEAENDPFIWNCTMCNRCTVECPMGVNINALTRAFRGKVAKPPGFLQVIADDHIRTGNQMGVEQIDYDETLEWIEEMMQEDLKDPTYKIPIDVPNADFFFGFNAREIKHYPADLQSILNVFHAAKLNFTISSRRWDATNICLFTGKNDEFDAISRPLFEEAERLNSKEIIVTECGHAFRSTRVFARDYWNGKQFPVRHIVELYADLIKDGTLKLDKTRNTIPVTLHDPCNMVRKEGIVEPQRYVLSNTVMDFREMFPNKMYNICCGAGGGAGAVAETKAMRMVKAKPKVDQLVATGAKIGCIPCHNCMDQFVDMNRHYKLGMKMMHLTALIEVALGLVDEEKQFSH from the coding sequence GTGAGTGAACCAATAAGAGTTAAAAATTTAGATCCAACCTTACGGGATGAAGTGGCAGAATTATTGCAAGGCTATGATTTTTCCAATTGCCTTACTTGCGGTATGTGTACTGCAGGCTGTGTCTATAGTGATTTGCATGCAGATCAGGACCCACGTAAATTCGTACGTAAAGTAGTCCTGGGTATGCGGGAAGAAGCGGAAAACGATCCATTCATTTGGAACTGTACCATGTGTAATCGCTGCACAGTGGAATGTCCGATGGGAGTTAATATTAACGCCCTGACGAGAGCCTTTCGGGGAAAAGTGGCAAAGCCGCCTGGTTTCCTGCAAGTAATTGCGGATGATCATATACGCACAGGCAATCAGATGGGCGTGGAACAAATTGACTATGATGAGACCTTAGAATGGATAGAAGAAATGATGCAGGAAGATCTCAAAGATCCCACTTATAAGATTCCTATCGATGTTCCTAATGCAGATTTTTTCTTTGGGTTTAATGCCCGGGAGATCAAACACTATCCTGCTGATCTGCAAAGTATTTTAAATGTTTTCCACGCTGCCAAACTAAACTTTACGATCAGCTCCAGGCGCTGGGATGCAACAAATATTTGTTTGTTCACAGGCAAAAACGATGAATTCGATGCGATCTCACGCCCGCTGTTCGAAGAAGCTGAGAGACTGAACTCTAAGGAAATCATTGTCACGGAATGTGGGCACGCTTTTCGCTCAACCAGAGTATTTGCGCGTGATTACTGGAATGGGAAGCAGTTTCCTGTTCGCCATATAGTCGAGTTGTATGCCGATCTAATTAAAGACGGTACATTGAAATTAGATAAGACCAGAAATACAATCCCGGTAACCTTACATGATCCCTGTAATATGGTTCGTAAAGAGGGGATAGTTGAGCCTCAGCGCTATGTGTTAAGCAATACGGTCATGGACTTTCGTGAAATGTTTCCTAACAAAATGTATAATATCTGCTGTGGAGCCGGCGGCGGAGCAGGTGCCGTAGCCGAAACTAAAGCAATGCGTATGGTTAAAGCCAAACCAAAGGTTGATCAATTAGTGGCGACAGGTGCAAAAATTGGTTGCATTCCTTGCCATAATTGTATGGACCAATTCGTTGATATGAATAGGCATTACAAACTCGGTATGAAAATGATGCATCTCACCGCATTAATAGAAGTTGCCCTGGGTTTGGTTGATGAAGAGAAGCAATTTTCTCATTAA
- a CDS encoding nitrite/sulfite reductase: MSKTWVKNYNELNDFEKLKLVNDGLDIVEKLPMYQKYGFESINLKERNLLKWAGVNVQRPRDAGYFLMRVKIPSGIMNSDQARVLATIAKDYGRGILDLTTRQAFQFHWLTIETISMIMNILDKVQLQTIGSEGDCPRTITGNPLAGIDPDETLDTRELVQEVSDYFQGNREFSNLPRKFKLSISANVYNAGHAQINDLAFTPAAKNNRYGFHVHVGGGLSSQPHLAQKLNLFVLPDEVLKVTIAVATLFRDFGYRKNRGHARLKFLLADWGKAKFETELLKLTGPLERGGIDLTLGWNAGYFYGVHPQRQPGLNYVGLSVPLGRLSADDLLEVARCADKYGDGSLRTCLSKNLVLVNIPTENIEALLAETILKRFTPYPKPFVGYTVSCTGKEFCNLAFAETKEFASRLAQTLGKRVDLDTPLRIHVNGCPNSCGQLQIADIGLRATLETVKGRNAGKFELSIGGSLGMSAGFAATLQGAVPSGRVHQVLEDFISLYKTQRHFQESFHDFVSRVGSETFQELLNPYIEPLSKLACR; the protein is encoded by the coding sequence GTGAGTAAAACCTGGGTAAAGAATTATAATGAACTCAACGATTTTGAGAAACTAAAGCTAGTAAACGACGGCTTGGATATTGTTGAAAAACTTCCGATGTACCAAAAATACGGATTTGAATCCATCAATCTAAAAGAACGCAATCTCTTAAAATGGGCAGGGGTAAATGTTCAAAGACCACGAGATGCCGGATATTTTCTAATGAGAGTGAAAATTCCCAGTGGAATCATGAATTCAGATCAAGCCCGTGTCCTGGCGACTATCGCCAAAGATTACGGTCGGGGAATTCTGGATCTGACAACTCGTCAGGCCTTCCAGTTTCATTGGCTCACGATAGAAACTATCTCTATGATCATGAACATTTTAGATAAGGTCCAGCTGCAAACAATCGGGTCTGAAGGAGACTGCCCCCGGACAATTACAGGGAATCCCCTCGCAGGAATAGACCCTGATGAAACCCTCGATACCCGGGAGCTTGTACAGGAGGTTTCTGACTATTTTCAGGGAAACAGAGAGTTTTCAAATCTCCCGCGGAAATTCAAACTTTCGATCTCAGCTAATGTCTATAACGCCGGGCATGCCCAAATCAACGATCTTGCCTTCACCCCAGCGGCTAAAAATAATCGTTACGGATTTCATGTTCATGTTGGCGGGGGGTTATCGTCCCAACCCCACCTGGCCCAAAAATTAAATCTGTTTGTTCTTCCTGATGAAGTATTAAAGGTTACTATTGCTGTTGCAACTCTTTTCAGAGATTTTGGCTACAGAAAGAATCGTGGACACGCACGGCTTAAATTTCTCTTGGCCGATTGGGGAAAAGCTAAATTTGAAACGGAACTTTTAAAACTAACCGGCCCTCTTGAACGTGGTGGAATTGACTTAACTCTCGGCTGGAATGCGGGGTATTTTTACGGTGTTCATCCTCAAAGACAACCAGGCCTCAATTATGTTGGACTATCCGTACCACTAGGCCGGCTGTCTGCCGACGATCTGCTTGAGGTTGCGCGATGTGCCGATAAGTATGGAGATGGTTCCCTTCGGACCTGTCTTTCGAAAAATCTGGTGCTTGTCAATATACCGACTGAAAATATTGAGGCCCTTCTTGCCGAGACAATCCTCAAACGTTTTACACCATATCCAAAGCCCTTTGTAGGATACACTGTTTCCTGTACGGGAAAGGAGTTCTGCAATTTAGCTTTCGCTGAAACAAAAGAGTTTGCTTCAAGATTGGCACAAACCCTTGGTAAGAGGGTTGATTTAGATACCCCGCTTCGAATCCATGTCAATGGCTGTCCTAATTCCTGTGGTCAATTACAAATTGCCGATATTGGATTAAGAGCTACGTTGGAGACGGTAAAAGGTAGGAACGCCGGGAAATTTGAACTCTCGATTGGAGGAAGCCTCGGAATGAGTGCCGGATTTGCAGCCACGCTCCAAGGAGCAGTCCCATCCGGCAGAGTTCATCAGGTCCTGGAGGACTTTATCAGCCTTTACAAAACTCAAAGGCATTTCCAAGAGTCGTTTCATGATTTTGTTTCAAGGGTCGGAAGTGAAACCTTTCAGGAACTTCTTAATCCCTATATAGAACCCCTAAGTAAATTAGCCTGTAGGTAA
- a CDS encoding adenylyl-sulfate reductase subunit alpha, protein MNLELKLLNTDILIIGGGTAGCFAALTIANKSGCQVIIAEKANIKRSGCLAAGVNALNAYIINGETPESYLEYVRNDAEGLIREDLVFSIAKRLNEVTRKVETMGLVIQKDSNGDYIARGRRNIKINGENIKPLLAKAVEQTKTIQVLNQVNVFDYVIQDNRVIGAYGFSVKDKIFYTIQAKAVICAAGGAAGLYRPNNPGFSRHKMWYSPFNTGAGYAMGIRAGAEMTTMEMRFIALRCKDTIAPTGTIAQGAGASQINGKGEVYERNYGVPSTPNRMYSTVRENMEGRGPCYLETKGMSMETQEELYKAYLNMAPAQTLRWIERGQGPAVENVEIEGTEPYIVGGHAASGYWVDTKRAATLAGLYAAGDVAGGSPQKYVTGCFAEGEIAALSAMSYIERKRPFPIDREQIIEAFNNVSRFLKNPPGLLRIEDIEEAMQKVMDEYAGGISSGYMVNLNKLSIAREQIKILLDRCSFLRANDMHELMFIHEVIDRLYVCRIVIEHLIARRETRWHCFNENADYPKKDDEHFFKYVNSRYQDGDIEIIFREIVKKDEQYEHQN, encoded by the coding sequence ATGAACTTAGAACTGAAGCTATTAAATACGGACATTCTGATTATCGGCGGCGGAACAGCCGGATGTTTTGCGGCTTTGACGATTGCTAATAAGTCCGGCTGCCAGGTCATTATAGCCGAAAAGGCCAATATTAAACGCAGCGGTTGCCTTGCAGCGGGGGTTAACGCCCTAAATGCGTATATCATTAATGGGGAAACCCCAGAAAGCTATCTGGAATATGTACGCAATGATGCGGAAGGCTTAATTCGGGAAGATCTCGTCTTTTCTATCGCCAAGAGGCTAAATGAAGTTACGCGTAAAGTGGAAACTATGGGGTTGGTAATCCAAAAGGACTCGAATGGTGATTACATCGCCCGTGGCCGGAGAAATATCAAAATCAATGGAGAAAATATCAAGCCGCTTCTGGCCAAGGCTGTTGAGCAAACGAAAACTATTCAGGTGCTTAACCAAGTAAATGTGTTTGATTACGTTATTCAGGACAACCGGGTAATTGGCGCTTATGGATTTTCCGTCAAAGACAAGATTTTTTACACAATTCAAGCCAAAGCGGTTATTTGTGCTGCGGGGGGTGCCGCAGGATTGTACCGTCCGAATAACCCGGGTTTTTCACGGCATAAGATGTGGTATTCACCATTCAACACCGGTGCCGGTTATGCCATGGGCATCCGGGCCGGAGCTGAAATGACGACTATGGAAATGCGTTTTATTGCTCTAAGGTGTAAGGATACCATTGCTCCGACCGGGACGATTGCTCAGGGAGCGGGTGCTTCGCAGATCAATGGTAAGGGGGAAGTATACGAAAGGAACTACGGAGTGCCGTCAACCCCCAACCGCATGTACTCAACCGTTAGGGAAAACATGGAAGGGAGAGGGCCTTGTTATCTGGAAACTAAAGGAATGTCCATGGAGACCCAGGAGGAGCTTTACAAGGCTTATCTAAACATGGCACCGGCTCAGACCTTGCGCTGGATTGAGCGCGGGCAGGGTCCGGCGGTGGAAAATGTAGAGATTGAAGGTACGGAACCGTATATTGTTGGCGGGCATGCGGCAAGCGGTTATTGGGTAGATACAAAAAGAGCTGCTACTCTGGCAGGACTATATGCCGCCGGAGATGTTGCGGGCGGCAGTCCTCAGAAATACGTGACAGGTTGTTTTGCTGAAGGTGAGATAGCGGCACTATCGGCAATGTCCTATATTGAAAGAAAAAGACCTTTCCCGATCGACAGAGAACAAATTATTGAAGCGTTTAACAATGTCTCACGATTCCTAAAGAATCCGCCCGGTTTATTGCGGATAGAAGATATTGAAGAGGCTATGCAAAAAGTGATGGATGAATATGCCGGAGGGATATCGTCCGGTTATATGGTGAATTTGAACAAATTGTCCATAGCACGGGAACAGATCAAAATATTATTGGATAGGTGCAGCTTTCTGAGAGCTAATGATATGCATGAGCTGATGTTTATCCATGAGGTGATTGATAGACTATATGTCTGCCGGATAGTGATAGAGCATCTGATAGCCAGAAGAGAAACAAGGTGGCATTGTTTTAATGAGAATGCTGACTATCCGAAAAAAGATGATGAACATTTTTTTAAGTATGTTAATTCACGATATCAGGATGGAGACATCGAGATTATTTTTCGGGAAATTGTGAAAAAGGATGAGCAGTATGAGCATCAAAATTAA
- a CDS encoding 4Fe-4S dicluster domain-containing protein, which yields MSIKINQQLCIRCGKCVNACPGNLLDRGDTGQAYVKYPKECWGCTSCLKECSSGAIKYYLGADMGGRGGYLYTKLDKDQLHWFICKPDGKNVCISVDRTQANRY from the coding sequence ATGAGCATCAAAATTAATCAGCAATTGTGTATCAGGTGTGGTAAGTGTGTAAATGCCTGCCCAGGCAATCTTTTAGACAGGGGCGATACAGGCCAAGCTTATGTCAAATATCCAAAAGAGTGTTGGGGGTGTACCTCTTGCCTGAAAGAATGTTCCAGCGGAGCGATTAAGTATTATTTGGGGGCAGATATGGGCGGCAGAGGGGGATATTTGTATACTAAACTCGATAAGGATCAGTTGCACTGGTTTATATGCAAACCGGATGGGAAAAATGTCTGTATTTCGGTAGATAGAACTCAGGCTAATAGGTATTAA
- a CDS encoding translation factor GTPase family protein, with translation MKKLVVGILAHVDAGKTTLSESMLYLSGKIGRLGRVDNKDAYLDTYELERARGITIFSKQAMLEIGETQIILLDTPGHVDFSAEMERTLQVLDYAILVISGADGVQGHTKTLWRLLHMYRIPVFLFVNKMDQIGTDKDKLIKELKKQLDDGCIEFGQAEMDNFYDQLAMCEEMMMEAFLETGHIKRVQIQKAVRERKVFPCFFGSALKLEGVEQFMQGLVNYAMIPSYPPEFGAKIFKIARDEQGNRLTYLKITGGRLKVKDVLTNGIRKEKVNQIRIYSGQKFGTVNEIEAGSVCAVTGLSQTRPGEGLGIEAASAAPVLEPVLSYQIILPEGCDPRVMIPKLRQIEEEEPELQIVWDEQLQEIQAQIMGEVQIEILQSLIQSRFGIEVAFDAGRIVYKETIANVVEGVGHFEPLRHYAEVHLLLEPWEPGSGLQFGTQCSEDSLSKSWQRLILSHLEEKVHRGVLTGSAITDLKITLVSGRAHNKHTEGGDFREATYRAVRQGLKEAQSIMLEPYYTFQLELPEKMVGRGMTDIEKMHGTCAISETNGETAVLVGSAPVVTMRNYQKEVMAYTKGLGRLFCSLKGYEPCHNAEEVIENSGYDSERDLANPTGSVFCAHGTGFLVEWDAVKDYMHVESYLQQKGSSGEAVLNQATYSEERWISLEEIDQIINNTFYANQGKKSAWKRRKTARDSYYEQAAYADRQKESKEEYLLVDGYNIIHAWPELKELADENMDGARMKLLDTLSNYQGIRKCRVIVVFDAYRVQGHVEEVIDYHNIHMVFTREAQTADQYIEKFAHDNQKKYNITVATSDGLQQLIIRGAGSALLSARDLKIEIDGANERMKREYQEMKRIDRNYLVDVLSPAAKQQMKEIVNKDNEP, from the coding sequence ATGAAAAAACTAGTCGTTGGCATATTAGCCCATGTGGATGCGGGCAAGACCACACTATCGGAGAGTATGCTTTATCTGAGCGGCAAAATTGGCAGATTGGGCAGGGTGGATAATAAGGATGCATATTTAGATACCTATGAGCTGGAAAGGGCAAGAGGAATCACCATTTTCTCCAAGCAGGCCATGTTGGAGATAGGTGAGACTCAGATTATTTTACTGGATACCCCGGGACACGTGGATTTTTCGGCTGAAATGGAGAGAACACTTCAGGTGCTGGATTATGCCATTTTAGTGATCAGCGGTGCTGATGGGGTGCAGGGGCATACCAAAACATTATGGCGGCTCCTGCACATGTATCGGATACCAGTCTTTTTATTCGTCAATAAGATGGATCAGATTGGGACAGATAAGGACAAGCTAATCAAGGAATTGAAAAAACAGCTGGATGATGGCTGCATTGAATTTGGTCAAGCTGAGATGGACAATTTTTACGACCAGCTGGCCATGTGTGAAGAAATGATGATGGAAGCCTTTCTGGAAACCGGACATATTAAAAGGGTGCAGATTCAAAAAGCGGTCAGAGAGCGCAAGGTTTTTCCCTGTTTTTTTGGTTCCGCCTTAAAATTAGAAGGTGTCGAGCAATTTATGCAGGGCCTTGTGAACTATGCTATGATACCTTCCTATCCCCCTGAATTCGGGGCTAAGATATTTAAAATAGCCAGAGATGAGCAAGGGAACCGCCTTACCTACCTGAAAATAACAGGCGGAAGACTTAAGGTGAAAGATGTCTTAACCAACGGTATCCGGAAAGAGAAAGTGAACCAAATTCGTATCTATTCCGGACAGAAATTCGGGACAGTGAACGAGATCGAGGCGGGCTCTGTCTGCGCTGTAACCGGGCTCAGTCAAACCAGACCGGGAGAAGGGTTAGGGATCGAGGCAGCTTCCGCTGCACCGGTATTGGAGCCTGTGCTGTCCTATCAAATTATTCTGCCCGAAGGCTGTGATCCCAGAGTGATGATTCCCAAGCTGCGTCAGATCGAAGAAGAGGAACCGGAACTTCAGATTGTCTGGGATGAACAGCTGCAGGAAATTCAGGCTCAGATCATGGGAGAGGTGCAGATCGAAATTCTGCAGAGTCTTATCCAAAGCCGTTTCGGTATTGAGGTGGCCTTTGATGCCGGCAGGATTGTTTATAAGGAGACTATTGCCAATGTGGTGGAAGGGGTAGGGCATTTTGAGCCCTTGCGGCATTATGCGGAGGTCCACCTGTTGTTAGAGCCGTGGGAGCCGGGAAGCGGTCTGCAGTTTGGAACGCAATGCAGTGAGGATAGCTTAAGTAAAAGCTGGCAGCGCCTTATTTTATCCCATCTGGAAGAAAAAGTTCATAGAGGGGTTCTGACCGGGTCAGCGATTACCGATCTGAAAATTACCTTAGTCTCAGGTCGGGCCCACAATAAGCATACGGAAGGCGGTGACTTCAGAGAGGCTACCTACCGGGCGGTGCGCCAAGGTTTAAAAGAGGCCCAGTCCATAATGTTGGAGCCTTATTACACCTTTCAACTGGAACTGCCTGAGAAAATGGTGGGCAGAGGGATGACTGATATCGAGAAAATGCATGGCACCTGCGCAATATCCGAGACTAATGGCGAAACGGCGGTTCTGGTTGGGAGCGCCCCGGTTGTGACCATGAGGAATTATCAGAAAGAGGTAATGGCCTACACCAAAGGGCTCGGCAGGTTGTTTTGCAGCCTGAAAGGGTACGAGCCATGCCACAATGCAGAAGAGGTCATAGAAAACAGCGGCTATGATTCGGAAAGAGACCTGGCAAATCCGACAGGTTCGGTATTTTGTGCCCATGGTACGGGCTTTTTAGTGGAATGGGATGCCGTCAAGGACTACATGCATGTTGAAAGCTATCTTCAGCAAAAAGGCTCGTCGGGAGAAGCAGTCCTCAACCAGGCCACATACTCAGAGGAGCGGTGGATCAGTTTAGAGGAGATTGACCAAATTATCAACAATACCTTTTATGCCAACCAAGGGAAGAAGTCTGCCTGGAAACGACGCAAAACAGCCCGGGACAGTTATTATGAACAGGCTGCCTATGCCGACAGACAGAAGGAAAGCAAGGAAGAGTATCTCCTTGTGGACGGTTATAATATCATCCATGCCTGGCCTGAACTGAAAGAGCTTGCCGATGAGAATATGGACGGGGCCAGGATGAAATTGCTGGATACTCTCAGCAATTATCAGGGGATTCGCAAATGCCGGGTTATCGTTGTCTTTGATGCTTATCGTGTTCAGGGGCATGTCGAGGAAGTCATCGACTATCATAATATCCATATGGTCTTTACCAGGGAAGCACAAACGGCGGATCAGTATATTGAAAAATTCGCCCATGATAATCAGAAAAAATATAATATCACCGTGGCAACCTCAGACGGTTTGCAGCAGCTCATTATCAGGGGAGCGGGATCTGCTTTGTTATCCGCCAGAGACCTGAAGATTGAGATCGACGGGGCTAATGAACGAATGAAAAGGGAATATCAGGAGATGAAGAGAATAGATCGTAATTACCTTGTAGATGTATTGTCTCCAGCTGCGAAACAACAGATGAAAGAAATAGTTAACAAAGATAATGAACCGTAA
- a CDS encoding 3-hydroxyacyl-CoA dehydrogenase family protein — translation MEIKKVGVLGAGTMGAGIAQVSIEAGYSVVLVDVVPEIVEGAINRLDKAWAKAVEKGKVTEEAVADYKAKLIKSTDIHDLNDVDIVIEAVVENIDIKKKVQKQLGELCKTDTILATNTSALSITEIAAATNRPERVVGMHFFNPVPVMKLVEVIPGVVTTDDVTQAVIELAKKIGKEPVLAKESPGFIVNRILVPYMNEAANVFYEGIATAEEIDKAMKLGAGMPMGPLALADMVGIDVVLAVCDFFFKEFADSKYRPSLAFRQKVRAGHLGKKTGRGFYDYSN, via the coding sequence ATGGAGATAAAAAAAGTTGGTGTATTGGGTGCCGGCACAATGGGTGCGGGGATTGCCCAAGTCAGTATTGAAGCAGGATATAGCGTGGTTTTAGTAGATGTTGTGCCGGAAATTGTGGAGGGGGCAATTAATCGTTTAGATAAGGCTTGGGCCAAAGCGGTTGAAAAAGGTAAAGTGACCGAAGAAGCTGTGGCTGATTATAAGGCCAAGCTGATCAAGAGCACGGATATTCATGATTTGAACGATGTCGATATTGTAATCGAGGCTGTTGTAGAGAACATTGATATTAAGAAAAAGGTTCAAAAGCAGCTTGGTGAACTCTGCAAAACGGATACTATTTTAGCCACCAATACCTCCGCTCTGAGTATTACAGAGATCGCTGCGGCAACTAATCGCCCCGAAAGAGTCGTGGGAATGCATTTCTTTAATCCAGTACCCGTCATGAAATTAGTTGAAGTCATTCCGGGTGTCGTTACAACTGATGATGTTACCCAGGCAGTCATTGAGTTAGCTAAGAAAATAGGCAAAGAGCCAGTACTAGCCAAAGAAAGTCCCGGCTTTATCGTTAACCGTATCTTGGTTCCCTATATGAATGAAGCCGCTAATGTATTCTATGAAGGCATTGCTACAGCAGAAGAAATTGACAAAGCAATGAAGCTGGGCGCGGGAATGCCCATGGGTCCTCTGGCCTTAGCAGATATGGTAGGAATAGATGTTGTTTTAGCAGTCTGCGATTTTTTCTTTAAAGAATTTGCCGATTCCAAATACCGCCCTTCTCTGGCTTTCAGACAAAAAGTACGGGCCGGACATTTGGGCAAGAAGACCGGCAGAGGCTTCTATGACTACAGTAACTAA
- a CDS encoding ArsB/NhaD family transporter, with protein MINVEPNVANWQIIVAVVIFLTSYALIISEKINRSIIAMSGALLMVIFGIVDLHVAYTEHIHWATIFLLLGMMILVGIANKSGIFQYIAIKTAQSANGDPMKILIRLALLTAVGSAFIDLVTMVLLISPITIAITRILHMNPIPFLITEILVCNIGGAATLVGDPPNIMIGVAADISFNDFLIHITPIIIIILLITIAYLKFYFKNHLHAEKRYQQGLMDIDPNEYIQNMALAKKSVFVFALTLLGFVLHQFLHMEPAVVALSGATLLMLIGTKESDLDEVFHSVEWVTIFFFAGLFVLVGGLVEVGVIKQLASWMIEVTGGNIALTSLVILWGAGFASAFVDNIPLVATMIPMVQDMGTQLAVSQTEISTIWWSLALGACLGGNGTLIASSANLIVASIAVREGAPISFTDFLKVSVPVTLISLVIASVYIYFVFIKLGFS; from the coding sequence GTGATAAATGTAGAACCGAACGTAGCCAATTGGCAAATTATTGTAGCAGTAGTCATTTTTCTTACTAGTTATGCCCTTATTATTTCGGAAAAAATTAATCGATCCATTATCGCCATGTCCGGCGCGCTCTTGATGGTTATATTTGGCATCGTGGATTTACATGTGGCTTATACGGAACATATTCATTGGGCGACCATCTTTCTGCTCCTCGGCATGATGATTCTGGTGGGTATTGCCAACAAAAGCGGCATCTTTCAATATATTGCAATCAAAACAGCTCAAAGTGCCAATGGAGATCCTATGAAAATATTGATAAGGCTTGCTTTACTGACGGCCGTTGGATCAGCTTTTATTGATCTTGTGACTATGGTTTTATTGATTTCGCCCATCACCATTGCCATTACCCGGATTCTGCATATGAACCCCATCCCTTTCCTCATTACGGAAATTCTAGTCTGCAATATTGGTGGAGCGGCTACCCTGGTAGGAGATCCGCCAAACATTATGATCGGCGTAGCGGCAGATATTTCATTTAATGATTTCCTTATTCATATAACACCAATTATTATCATCATTCTGCTTATCACTATCGCCTATCTAAAATTCTATTTTAAAAACCACCTTCATGCGGAGAAACGATATCAACAGGGACTTATGGACATCGATCCTAACGAATATATTCAAAATATGGCATTGGCTAAAAAATCTGTTTTTGTCTTTGCCCTTACCTTGTTAGGTTTTGTCTTGCATCAATTTCTGCATATGGAACCAGCGGTGGTAGCTTTGTCCGGCGCCACTCTTTTAATGCTCATCGGAACCAAAGAAAGTGATTTAGACGAAGTGTTTCATTCGGTGGAATGGGTAACCATCTTTTTCTTCGCCGGTTTGTTCGTACTGGTGGGGGGGTTAGTTGAAGTAGGCGTTATTAAACAATTGGCATCTTGGATGATAGAAGTTACCGGTGGAAATATAGCGCTTACTTCCTTAGTCATACTATGGGGAGCCGGGTTTGCGTCTGCTTTTGTTGACAATATTCCCTTGGTGGCCACCATGATTCCCATGGTTCAGGATATGGGCACCCAATTGGCTGTGTCACAGACGGAAATCTCCACCATATGGTGGTCCCTTGCCTTAGGAGCTTGTCTGGGCGGCAACGGTACTTTAATTGCTTCTTCGGCGAACCTGATTGTAGCCAGCATAGCGGTTCGGGAAGGAGCCCCCATTTCTTTTACAGATTTTCTAAAAGTAAGCGTTCCGGTGACTTTGATCTCTCTAGTGATAGCTAGCGTCTATATATACTTTGTTTTTATCAAGCTAGGTTTTTCATAA
- a CDS encoding P-II family nitrogen regulator yields MGLEGYKLIVSIVNRGKAEKIVDVTHRAGAEGGTVLSGHGTAVRLLLGISIEPEKEIVLTLVEKDKVQTVLDAIVKEVDLNKPNKGIAFVVSLDQVVGINKDY; encoded by the coding sequence GTGGGATTGGAAGGTTACAAACTGATTGTAAGCATTGTAAACAGAGGAAAAGCGGAAAAAATTGTGGATGTTACCCATCGGGCAGGAGCTGAAGGAGGAACTGTTCTTTCCGGACATGGCACTGCTGTTCGATTATTATTAGGGATTAGCATCGAACCTGAAAAAGAAATTGTGTTAACTTTGGTTGAGAAAGATAAAGTCCAGACTGTGTTGGATGCCATTGTGAAAGAAGTGGATTTGAACAAACCCAATAAGGGAATTGCCTTTGTCGTATCCCTTGATCAAGTGGTTGGCATCAACAAAGACTATTGA
- a CDS encoding ABC transporter ATP-binding protein has protein sequence MSYAINEVSKNFNQLEVLKDFNMEIVEHKVTCILGPSGCGKTTLLNLLSGILESDSGSISGFQSKTISYLFQEPRLLSWKTTAQNVEYILKDCMSAPERKAIVEKVLTMVQLWEYKDYYTDKISGGMQQRLAIARAFAYPAEILLMDEPFKSLDLEIKLSLFRCFHDLWKLDQRTVVLVTHDIHDALILGDEIYILSKKPTTVREKIINNVPHKCRNLKDKQTLLLEERLYGMLA, from the coding sequence ATGTCCTATGCAATCAATGAAGTATCTAAAAACTTTAATCAATTAGAAGTATTAAAGGATTTCAACATGGAAATTGTCGAACACAAAGTAACCTGTATCCTAGGTCCTTCCGGGTGCGGAAAGACCACGCTGTTAAATCTTCTTTCGGGGATTCTGGAATCGGACTCCGGCAGCATTTCCGGTTTCCAAAGCAAAACCATCAGTTATTTGTTCCAGGAACCGAGACTTTTAAGCTGGAAGACAACCGCTCAAAATGTGGAGTACATTTTAAAGGACTGTATGTCAGCTCCCGAACGAAAGGCTATTGTTGAGAAGGTTTTAACAATGGTTCAGTTATGGGAATACAAAGACTATTATACGGATAAGATCAGCGGCGGAATGCAGCAGAGACTGGCAATTGCCCGGGCTTTTGCTTATCCTGCTGAAATCTTGCTCATGGATGAACCCTTTAAATCCTTGGACCTTGAAATCAAGCTTTCCCTGTTCCGATGTTTTCACGACCTTTGGAAACTAGACCAGCGAACAGTAGTGCTTGTGACCCACGACATTCATGATGCCTTGATTTTGGGCGACGAAATTTATATCTTAAGTAAGAAGCCAACGACAGTACGGGAAAAAATAATTAATAATGTGCCGCACAAATGTAGAAACCTCAAAGATAAACAGACGCTCCTTCTGGAAGAGCGTCTATACGGAATGTTGGCTTGA